The DNA region AGTACTTTTTACCATTAATCCCCATTTGTTTTATCTGATCCGGGTTTAGAGCTATCATTTTTTTTATTTTATCTTCTAAATCAAGGCTGTTATCTGGTTCAAAAGTAAATCCTGCTTTTGCTTCATTTAATATATCACTAGCATCTCCTTTTAAACCCATTAAAATAGGTTTTCCAGATTTTAAATATGCTAATATTTTAGATGGAATTGTAATACTAAATAAAGGATCATCTTTTAAATGCACCATTAAAAAACTAGCTGCATTTAAATATTTGCTTACTTCTGAAGAATCTACTCTTGGTATAAAAATTACGTTATTTAAATTTTCTTTTTCTTTATAATTAATTAGATTTTCTTGATCTGCTCCACCTCCAAGAAAAATAAAATTAATTTTATCTATTTGTTGATTTTGTAAGCTTTTAGCTGTTTTTAAAATAGTTGTTAAAGATTGTACTATTCCTAAATTACCAGCATATAAAATATTAATTTTTGAAGCGTCAAAATATCTATCTAAAGTTTCTTGAGGAAGCTTTGCGTTTTTAATTTGATCTCTACTCCAATTAGATACAATTTCTAATTTATTTTCTGGCACACCTTTACTTAAAAGACTTTTTTTAAATCCTGGTGTTGCTACTGTTATAAAATCTGCGTTTCTATAATTCCAATTACACCAAGAATTTATAATTTTTAATATTTTAGGCTTACTAAGCATTCCTGAAGCAGCTACAGTTTCTGGCCATAAATCGTTTATATCATATAAAAACGGAACTTTTTTTATTTTTTTTAAAATTATAGCTGGTATTGCAACAGGAATTGCACCTTGGTATACAAAACATACTTGCGGTTTTTTTACAAGCCACAACCCAATTAAACTAGCGCTAAAAGCATAAGATATATAATGCAATATTCTTTTGAATCCAGAGTTACTATGGTCTGGATAAATTGGCACTCTAATTACATTTATACCTTCTATATTCTCCCTTTTAAACAAGCTTTGCTTATACCCTTTATAGATTTTACCAATAGGATAGGAAGGAAATCCTGTTAAGACTTCTACCTCATGACCTCTAGAGACTAGTTCTTTAGCAAAATCTAAACTCTTGGCTGTTGGCTCTGGATTAAAAAGTTGTTTAACTATTAAAACTCTCATTGCTTTACTTTGACCAAACAACTCTATTAATGTAATCTGTGTACGAAATAATTATTCTTACCATTTTTTCGCTAACATTTGGCATTGAATAATCATAAACTTCTCTAAAATTTCTTTTTGGATTTCTTTCTTGAGCATTTAATGCTGCTAAACCTTGCATTATGCGTTCTGGATTTAATCCTACCATCATTACAGAAGCTTCTTCCATTGCTTCTGGTCTTTCATGAGCTTCACGAATGTTTAGTGCATGAAAATTTAAAATTGAAGATTCTTCAGATATAGTTCCACTATCTGATAATACTGCAAATGAATGCATTTGCAATGCATTATAGTCGTTAAATCCTAATGGCTTTAAAAACTGAATGTTTTTATGTGTTTTTACTTTTTTTGCCTCTAACATATTTCTTGTTCTTGGATGTGTAGAGACTATTATTGGGTAATTATATTTTTCTGCAATTAGGTTTAAAGATTCTATTAGACCATTGAAGTTTTTAGGGTTGTTAATATTCTCTTCCCTGTGCGAAGAAACCACAAAAAACTTTTGCTTTTCTAAACCTAACGTTTCTAATACATTAGAAGCTTCAATTTTTGATTTAAATTTATTTAAAACTTCATACATTGGACTACCCGTTTTAATCACTCTATCTGGAGATAATCCTTCTCTTAATAAGTATTCTCTAGCTATGGAACTATATGTTAGGTTTATATCTGCTACATGATCTACAATTTTGCGGTTAGTTTCTTCTGGTACTCTTTGATCAAAACACCTGTTTCCTGCTTCCATATGAAATACTGGAATTTGTCTTTTTTTAGCAGGTATTGCACATAAACATGAGTTTGTGTCTCCTAAAACTAAAAATGCATCTGGTTTTAATTGTTCTAATATAGGATCTATCTTGATTAAAATATTTCCAACAGTTTCTGTAGCGTTTTGTCCTGCAGCGTTTAAAAAGTAGTCTGGTTTTCTTATTTCTAAATCTTCAAAGAAAATCTCATTAAGCTCATAATCGTAATTTTGACCCGTATGAACTATTATGTGTTCTATTGCATCATTTTTATCTAATGCTTGCATAACACATGCTAATCTTATTATTTCTGGTCTAGTACCTACTACTGTTACTACTTTTAATTGTTTCATCTTTATTTTATACTATCTATGGTGTTTTTTAAAACTATACTTCTACAAAGTAAGTATCTGCATCTTCAGGATTATAAGGTTCATTTATCCAAAAAAGGGTAATTAACTCTGTGTCTCCTATGTTTTTAATATTATGTGTGTACCAAATTGGCATGTCTACATAAGCTGGATGTTTTCCATCTAAATCAAAACTATATACTTTATCTGTATTAATTTTTCTTAATTCTATTCTAGCTTTACCTTGTATTACTGCAAATCTTTCGATTTTTCTAGTGTGGTAATGATTACCTCTAGTTATTCCTGGTACTGTTGTTGAAAATGAGGATTGACCTGAAACGCCTGCACGCATTATTTCGACAAACGCACCTCGGTTGTCTTCATGCTTGGTGAATTTTCTAGGGAAATAAGACTGTAATGGAATAAAACTTGTAAATGTATTAAACAGGTTAATTTCAAAGCTGTTTATTGGTACATTTGGTACTTTTCCTTCTTGGACATACTCTTTATTAAAATGGTTTAATAGGTTAAGTATTTCAGAAACTTTTTTTGTTGCTGTATGAGGTACTGTATATTTTAATGCAGGTGTGTCTTGATTGCTAATTATATGTTTATAAAAAACTTCTGAAAGCTGATTGATGTAAATTAAATTTACTTCTCCGTCGTTTATTATATTAGGTGTTTCGCCATTAATTATTTGATGACTAAATGTCGCGATAAATGAATTATAAAATGGTTTACCAAATGGTCCAAATACATTAGGAATAATTAAAGATGCGACTTGGGAATTGTTATTTTTTGCCCACTGTTCTAATGCTTCTCTTCCGTCTCGTTTAGATTTACCATATAAATTATCTTTTTCTTCTTGAGATGATGATGAAAATATAATTTTTGGTGTTGAATTTGTGTCTTGACAAGCTTCTATTAATTGGTTTACTAAATTTACATTAGTGTTATAAATTACTTGTTGGTCTTCATGACGATTCATTGCAGCTATATGCAATATGGTATCACATTGACTTACAAAATTTGAAAGCTTTGATTTGTCTTCAAAATAAGATCTTTCAAAGTCAATTAACTCTATGTTTTCTTTTGTACCTAGATAATTATATAAATGACTTCCTATAAACCCTGCTTGCCCTGTTATTCCTACTTTTATTTTTTGTTCCAATTTACCCATTTTGTTTGTTCAAATCTGTAATGATCATCTTCTATTTCATTTAATGCATAATTTGACATTATCATTAATTTAGACTGTTCTGTATTTGCTTTAAAGCCATTTGCATAACCTTGTGGTATAAATAATACTTGAGGCTTGTCTTCTTCTAATGTAAAGTGATAAATTTTACAATTGTCTGAAGGATTATCCCAATTATCTATTTTAACAAGTTTTACTTCAAAACTTCCTTTTACACAGTAAAACCATCTACTTTCTATTTTATGTCCTTGCCAAGCCCTAATTGTTGATGTGTCTGGATGCGTTGTAAAATACATACGTTTTACATCTTTCATATCAAATGGATTTACAAACTGTAATGTTCCTCTATGATCTTGATATGTTCCTCCTTCTATTAATTTAGGCTCTAAAATCATGAATTATATATTTGAAATATCTTCTTTGATAAAGTCTAATTTTAAAAGCAATTTTTTCATGCCTTCAACATCTAATTGTTCTGTATTATGAGAATGATAATCTTCTACTTTATCCATATCTACTTCACCTTCAGAAAAATAATTAGCATAATTTAAGTCCCTATTATCTGCTGGCACACGGTAATAGCCACCTAAATCTTCTGCTTTTACTCTTTCTTCTCTTGTTAATAAGGACTCGTAAAGTTTTTCTCCGTGTCTTGTACCTATTACTTTAAGTTTACTGTTAGATTTATATAAATCTAATAATGCTTTTGCTAAAGTTTCTACAGTAGCTGCTGGTGCTTTTTGAACAAACATATCTCCTGGTTCTGCATTATTAAATGCAAATAAAACTAGGTCTACAGCATCTTCTAAAGTCATCATAAAACGAGTCATTTTAGGATCTGTTAATGTTAAGTCTTTACCTTGCTGCATTAACTCTACAAACAATGGTATTACAGATCCACGAGAAGCCATTACATTTCCATACCTTGTACCAGAGATTACAGTATTACCAGCATTTCTAGATTTTGCTATTAATACTTTCTCCATCATTGCTTTAGAAATACCCATTGCATTGATTGGATAAACTGCTTTATCTGTACTTAAAACTACTACGCTTTTTACGTTATATTTAATTGCTGCATCTAAAACATTTTCTGTTCCTAATACATTTGTTTTTACGGCTTCTATAGGGAAGAACTCGCAAGAAGGCACTTGTTTTAATGCTGCTGCATGATAAATATAATCTACACCTCTTACTGCTGTTTCTACAGATCTATAATCACGTACATCACCTATATAGAATTTTACTTTTGGATTAGATAATTGCCTACGTAATTCGTCTTGTTTTTTTTCGTCTCTAGAGAAAATTCTTATTTCTTTAAAGTCTGAATTTACAAATCGATTTAAAACGGCATTACCAAATGATCCTGTACCACCTGTTATTAATAATGTTTTGTCTTTAAAATTCATTTTTTTGTTATAAGTAAGTTTACGTATTCGTCTAATTTATTTACCACTTTAGATATTTGCTTGTTGCCTTCTAATTCGCCTTTTAAAAACAGTTCCATTTTATTTGCAATACTTTCTGGATCTGTAGGGTTAAAAGTTTGAACTTTTTCAAATACATCATAAGCATAAGGTAAATCTGAAACTAATACTTTAAGTCCTAAATCATGTGCTTCTATTAAAGGCATTCCAAAAGCTTCTGCAGTAGATGGAAATACTAAAGCTTTAGATTTTAAATATACTTCTTCTATTTTAGAATTATCTATGTATCCAACATTAATAATTGTATTTGGATAATTTGAATTAATAGTATTAACATATTCCATTAATCCTTCTTGATGACTAGGTATTGTTACAAGTAGATTTGTTTTAATGCCTTTTTTTAATAAAATTTCTAAAGCTTTAAATAATGTTTTATGATTTTTATGTGGTGCAGCACTACTTACATAACAAAAATCATATTCGGTTTTATAAATAGATTCGGTTTTGAATTTTTTATAAATTGGAATTGTTAATACGTTTTTACTTGAAGTTTTATTAAGTATTAGCTCTTCTATATGTTTAGATTGTACTAGGACATTATCTACGTTTTTATTAAAAAGTTTAAACCAATTACTAAATATAAAATACTTAATCCCAGCTTTAGATAGTAGGTTTTTTTTCTTGAAAAATAATTCGTTATAAAACACTAAAAACGAATCTTTGTTTTTTACAAAAGGTGGTAAATTACAAAGGTAAACAACATCTTTTCTAAATTTGAAATATCTAAAAAACGTACCTAATTTACCTGTTTTAATTATATTTAAATTAGGGTAATTCTCTGATTTAATATCATTAATTACGTGGTCATATCCTAAGTAGATTTGGATATCTATATCATATTCTTTTAGTTCTGTTAATAATAGCTTTAACAAAACTAATCCGCCACCAGAATAAATATTACTAGCTTCTAAAATTATTTTAGATTTCAACATTTAATTTTTGACAAAATTAATCAAATGTTTTAAATCTAATGTATTAATATTGTAAAAGGTATTTTCTAATAATTTAAACATTAAATGACCAAAAAAATCATTTTAGTAACAGGAGGTAATGGGTTTTTAGGCTCTAAAATTGTTGAAGAGTTAATTAGTCAAGGTTATTTTGTAAAAATACTTACTAGAAAAGCTAAGCAGAATATAAGTCATCAAAACATTGAATATATAATAGGTGATCTTAATGATTATTCTAGTCTAATCTTAGCTTTAGAAGGATGTTATGGTGTGATACATGCTGCAGGAGAAAAGCGAGATGTTAATAAGATGTATCAAGTTAATGTAGAAGGTACTAAGAATATAACTAAAGCAGCATTAACAAGTAATATTAAATATTTTTGTCTTTTAAGTAGCGTTGGTGTTATTGGATATAATTCTAAAAAAATATTAGATGAAACCTCAAAATGTTACCCGTTAAATGAATACGAAAAAACAAAATTAGAAGCCGAAGTTTTTTTTAAAAACAACTTTTACAAAACAGACTGTAATAGTGTTATTATTAGACCTACAAATGTGTTTGGTTATGATCACATCGATTTTAATCAATCATTTTCTAGTAAAATAAAAAGATGGATAAAGGGTAATGAAATTGCTAATTATATATACGTAAAAGATGTTGCTATTGCTTGTTCCTACTTTTTAAACACTAAAACGTTTTATAACAATGAGGTTTTTATAATAAATCAAGAAAAAGAAGCTTTAAAATTTAAAGATATATATTCGATAGTTAATAAAACTAAAACCAAATTTTATCCACCTATTCAAATACCTTGGTTTTTAAGATATATTAAACAAGGAAAAAACAATTTAGGGAATAAATATTATTCTATTAATAAAATTACTGATACTGGTTTTAAAAATAAGTATAACATTAATAAAGCTATTGAAGATTTATTATCATAAGTTATTAATCCAATAGGTGTTATTTTGTGTTGCTTGTTTTTGAGCTTTACTTAAAAAATACTTCACAAAATTTAGTGGTTCTTTAAAAACAACAACATCTCTTCTTAATGCTATATTAGTACTTTTTAAACCATTAGATTGGCTTATATGGCAACCTCTTACTGCTGTCGCGCAACTTTTATAACCAAATTTGTAGACTTGATTTAAATATGATTCTTTAAAAAATTTAAATTGGCCTCTTGGATAAGCATAATGCTTTATAGTTAACCCTTTTTCTTCTAACATTTTAGTACTTAAAGTTAGATCCTCT from Mesoflavibacter profundi includes:
- a CDS encoding glycosyltransferase family 4 protein; translated protein: MRVLIVKQLFNPEPTAKSLDFAKELVSRGHEVEVLTGFPSYPIGKIYKGYKQSLFKRENIEGINVIRVPIYPDHSNSGFKRILHYISYAFSASLIGLWLVKKPQVCFVYQGAIPVAIPAIILKKIKKVPFLYDINDLWPETVAASGMLSKPKILKIINSWCNWNYRNADFITVATPGFKKSLLSKGVPENKLEIVSNWSRDQIKNAKLPQETLDRYFDASKINILYAGNLGIVQSLTTILKTAKSLQNQQIDKINFIFLGGGADQENLINYKEKENLNNVIFIPRVDSSEVSKYLNAASFLMVHLKDDPLFSITIPSKILAYLKSGKPILMGLKGDASDILNEAKAGFTFEPDNSLDLEDKIKKMIALNPDQIKQMGINGKKYYQENLSIESSVDKIEKNLIKIANNE
- the wecB gene encoding non-hydrolyzing UDP-N-acetylglucosamine 2-epimerase; this encodes MKQLKVVTVVGTRPEIIRLACVMQALDKNDAIEHIIVHTGQNYDYELNEIFFEDLEIRKPDYFLNAAGQNATETVGNILIKIDPILEQLKPDAFLVLGDTNSCLCAIPAKKRQIPVFHMEAGNRCFDQRVPEETNRKIVDHVADINLTYSSIAREYLLREGLSPDRVIKTGSPMYEVLNKFKSKIEASNVLETLGLEKQKFFVVSSHREENINNPKNFNGLIESLNLIAEKYNYPIIVSTHPRTRNMLEAKKVKTHKNIQFLKPLGFNDYNALQMHSFAVLSDSGTISEESSILNFHALNIREAHERPEAMEEASVMMVGLNPERIMQGLAALNAQERNPKRNFREVYDYSMPNVSEKMVRIIISYTDYINRVVWSK
- a CDS encoding polysaccharide biosynthesis C-terminal domain-containing protein, producing MEQKIKVGITGQAGFIGSHLYNYLGTKENIELIDFERSYFEDKSKLSNFVSQCDTILHIAAMNRHEDQQVIYNTNVNLVNQLIEACQDTNSTPKIIFSSSSQEEKDNLYGKSKRDGREALEQWAKNNNSQVASLIIPNVFGPFGKPFYNSFIATFSHQIINGETPNIINDGEVNLIYINQLSEVFYKHIISNQDTPALKYTVPHTATKKVSEILNLLNHFNKEYVQEGKVPNVPINSFEINLFNTFTSFIPLQSYFPRKFTKHEDNRGAFVEIMRAGVSGQSSFSTTVPGITRGNHYHTRKIERFAVIQGKARIELRKINTDKVYSFDLDGKHPAYVDMPIWYTHNIKNIGDTELITLFWINEPYNPEDADTYFVEV
- a CDS encoding WxcM-like domain-containing protein is translated as MILEPKLIEGGTYQDHRGTLQFVNPFDMKDVKRMYFTTHPDTSTIRAWQGHKIESRWFYCVKGSFEVKLVKIDNWDNPSDNCKIYHFTLEEDKPQVLFIPQGYANGFKANTEQSKLMIMSNYALNEIEDDHYRFEQTKWVNWNKK
- a CDS encoding SDR family NAD(P)-dependent oxidoreductase encodes the protein MNFKDKTLLITGGTGSFGNAVLNRFVNSDFKEIRIFSRDEKKQDELRRQLSNPKVKFYIGDVRDYRSVETAVRGVDYIYHAAALKQVPSCEFFPIEAVKTNVLGTENVLDAAIKYNVKSVVVLSTDKAVYPINAMGISKAMMEKVLIAKSRNAGNTVISGTRYGNVMASRGSVIPLFVELMQQGKDLTLTDPKMTRFMMTLEDAVDLVLFAFNNAEPGDMFVQKAPAATVETLAKALLDLYKSNSKLKVIGTRHGEKLYESLLTREERVKAEDLGGYYRVPADNRDLNYANYFSEGEVDMDKVEDYHSHNTEQLDVEGMKKLLLKLDFIKEDISNI
- a CDS encoding glycosyltransferase → MLKSKIILEASNIYSGGGLVLLKLLLTELKEYDIDIQIYLGYDHVINDIKSENYPNLNIIKTGKLGTFFRYFKFRKDVVYLCNLPPFVKNKDSFLVFYNELFFKKKNLLSKAGIKYFIFSNWFKLFNKNVDNVLVQSKHIEELILNKTSSKNVLTIPIYKKFKTESIYKTEYDFCYVSSAAPHKNHKTLFKALEILLKKGIKTNLLVTIPSHQEGLMEYVNTINSNYPNTIINVGYIDNSKIEEVYLKSKALVFPSTAEAFGMPLIEAHDLGLKVLVSDLPYAYDVFEKVQTFNPTDPESIANKMELFLKGELEGNKQISKVVNKLDEYVNLLITKK
- a CDS encoding NAD-dependent epimerase/dehydratase family protein, whose translation is MTKKIILVTGGNGFLGSKIVEELISQGYFVKILTRKAKQNISHQNIEYIIGDLNDYSSLILALEGCYGVIHAAGEKRDVNKMYQVNVEGTKNITKAALTSNIKYFCLLSSVGVIGYNSKKILDETSKCYPLNEYEKTKLEAEVFFKNNFYKTDCNSVIIRPTNVFGYDHIDFNQSFSSKIKRWIKGNEIANYIYVKDVAIACSYFLNTKTFYNNEVFIINQEKEALKFKDIYSIVNKTKTKFYPPIQIPWFLRYIKQGKNNLGNKYYSINKITDTGFKNKYNINKAIEDLLS